The Cygnus atratus isolate AKBS03 ecotype Queensland, Australia chromosome 2, CAtr_DNAZoo_HiC_assembly, whole genome shotgun sequence genome window below encodes:
- the NUB1 gene encoding NEDD8 ultimate buster 1, protein MAQKKYLIAKLTSCLREDKIQLWKPPYTNENKEAGEEMKELAQKYSSKLNINENDAENMLEEIRCKAIERGAGNENFKVTGIARLDIYLPRRKSRKIPLETSLFITGKELRSQIAQEHALKENAIKIIINKKQLDLGRTLEDQGVTHNAKVMVLQLEQSDEETKRKVREEELQRKKEKDISDKMQRTKKGLEILAEREEYLDPDTTPYLDIANQTGRSIEIPPQAKKALVLAMGYHEKGRALMKKKEYEIALPYLLDADKHFCECSTELLNTVDNYAVLQLDIVWCYFRLEQLDCLDDAEKKLTTAHRCFQRCYGENHERLIDIKGSYGREKVLFLRLYLLQGIGHYHSGREKEAAEYIQKASRLYEELYIDPEKVYRLSLLGFSEQEARLALRACHGNVEHAANLITNRREEKAQIRREERAKRRQRLEDINTLKSMGYSERAAQVALHHAQGNLDQAFKFILDNPELLLENDDDDDPVAMDQFQVSQESIDQLMYMGFSHESAKQALKVFKGNIHLASQTLAHYGGVLPASLQLSSEGSSPSEESASSKDSPTESAGSSSSPTDEDMETDAVNEILEDIPEHEEDYLDLTLEEEEQIIHEYLSYIQVPQH, encoded by the exons CAGAGAATATGCTTGAAGAAATACGATGTAAAGCAATTGAGCGTGgagcaggaaatgaaaattttaaagtgaCTGGGATTGCAAGACTTGATATATATCTGCCTCGTAGAAAA agcagaaaaatcCCACTGGAAACTAGCCTGTTCATCACAGGCAAGGAGCTCAGATCACA GATAGCACAGGAacatgcattaaaagaaaatgctatcaaaataatcataaataagAAGCAGCTTGACCTGG GAAGAACTCTTGAAGATCAAGGCGTAACACACAACGCGAAAGTGATGGTACTTCAACTGGAACAGAGCGATGAGGAAACTAAAAGAAAGGTTCGGGAAGAAGAACTTCAAcgcaagaaagaaaaggacataAGTGACAAGATGCAAAGAACTAAGAAGGGTTTGGAGATTCTAGCAGAGAGAG AGGAGTACTTAGATCCAGATACTACTCCATATCTAGATATAGCTAATCAGACTGGGAGGTCAATCGAGATTCCTCCTCAAGCtaaaaaa GCACTCGTGCTGGCAATGGGCTATCATGAGAAGGGCAGAGCgttaatgaagaagaaagaatatgaaataGCACTGCCATATTTGTTGGATGCTGATAAACACTTCTG tgagtgtagcacagagctgctgaacACCGTCGATAATtatgcagtgctgcagctggatATCGTGTGGTGCTACTTCCGCCTGGAGCAGCTGGACTGCCTGGATGATGCCGAGAAAAAGCTGACCACAGCCCATAGATGCTTCCAGAGGTGCTATGGGGAGAACCACGAAAGGCTGATTGATATCAAA GGAAGCTATGGTCGTGAGAAGGTTTTATTTCTACGGCTTTACCTTCTTCAGGGGATAGGACACTATCACAGCggcagagaaaaggaggctgctGAGTACATTCAGAAG GCATCTCGTTTATATGAAGAGCTGTACATAGATCCTGAAAAAGTCTATCGCCTGTCGCTCCTGGGATTCTCCGAACAGGAAGCTCGCCTTGCCCTGCGAGCGTGCCATGGGAATGTGGAGCATGCTGCCAATCTCATCACCAACAGGAGAGAG GAAAAAGCACAGAtaaggagggaggagagagctAAAAGAAGGCAGCGACTAGAAGACATAAACACCTTGAAAAGTATGGGCTATTCAGAGAGAGCTGCTCAAGTAGCTCTTCATCATGCACAAGGAAACCTGGATCAAGCCTTTAAG TTTATTCTGGACAATCCAGAATTATTGTTGGAAAATGATGATGACGATGATCCCGTGGCCATGGACCAGTTTCAAGTTTCCCAAGAAAGTATTGATCAA CTGATGTACATGGGTTTCAGCCACGAGTCGGCAAAGCAAGCTTTAAAGGTCTTTAAAGGCAACATCCACTTAGCTTCCCAGACCCTTGCTCACTATGGGGGAGTTCTGCCTGCCTCGTTGCAGCTGTCTTCTGAAGGGTCCAGTCCATCAGAAGAATCTGCTTCATCTAAAGACTCGCCCACAGAGTCTGCAG gTTCTTCTAGTTCACCGACAGACGAAGACATGGAGACCGATGCAGTCAATGAAATCCTAGAGGATATTCCTGAACACGAAGAGGATTATCTGGATTTAACactggaggaggaagaacagatCATTCATGAATACTTATCCTATATACAAGTACCACAGCATTAA